The candidate division KSB1 bacterium genome window below encodes:
- a CDS encoding class I SAM-dependent methyltransferase, which produces MADRFALADGPVYRLQRCRDCGMVYLNPRPTEAASGRFYQHEAYLPFASLARRPTALQKLYDGLRRCNLNWKRRLVARLKSGGALLDVGCGTGEFLACMRAAGWRVTGLERDARAANWGRRQFELDIHVGSVADLPPGRFDLITLWHVLEHLYAPRAVLQRLREYLADEGVLILAVPNLASLDAAVYGADWIALDTPRHVNHFTPATLTRLAHACGFAVRELRQLPLDAFFNTLMSEQLQRQTGRRRAARLPLRLLRAGGVTAASLFAGSRISPFSCKGATLVAILQTA; this is translated from the coding sequence GTGGCCGATCGTTTCGCGCTGGCGGACGGCCCGGTTTACCGCCTGCAACGCTGTCGTGACTGCGGCATGGTGTATCTCAATCCCCGGCCCACCGAGGCCGCGAGCGGCCGCTTTTATCAGCACGAAGCCTATCTGCCCTTCGCCAGCCTGGCACGCCGGCCGACGGCCCTGCAGAAACTCTACGATGGTCTGCGACGCTGCAATCTCAACTGGAAGCGGCGGCTGGTTGCCCGGCTCAAAAGCGGGGGCGCACTGCTTGACGTTGGTTGCGGCACCGGCGAGTTTCTCGCCTGCATGCGCGCGGCCGGCTGGCGGGTGACGGGTTTGGAGCGCGATGCCCGCGCCGCGAACTGGGGCCGCCGGCAGTTTGAACTCGACATTCACGTGGGCAGTGTGGCGGATTTGCCGCCGGGAAGATTCGATCTCATCACGCTGTGGCATGTGCTGGAGCATCTCTATGCGCCCCGGGCGGTATTGCAGCGGCTGCGCGAATACCTGGCGGACGAAGGCGTGCTCATCCTCGCCGTGCCCAATCTCGCCAGCCTCGATGCCGCCGTTTATGGCGCCGATTGGATCGCGCTCGACACGCCCCGCCATGTCAATCATTTCACCCCGGCAACCCTGACGCGCCTGGCACACGCCTGCGGTTTCGCGGTGCGGGAGCTGCGGCAATTGCCGCTCGATGCTTTTTTCAACACCCTGATGAGCGAGCAATTGCAGCGGCAAACCGGGCGGCGCCGCGCCGCGCGGCTGCCGCTGCGCCTGTTGCGCGCCGGCGGGGTGACCGCCGCCTCCCTGTTTGCCGGCAGCCGGATATCACCTTTCTCCTGCAAGGGTGCCACCCTGGTGGCAATCTTGCAAACGGCATGA
- a CDS encoding ATP-binding protein has protein sequence MHSLRYKIALGYVILLAIILLTSVFAVHDFSQLSTSVGGILRQNYENVLAAENMLKALENQENAQLAMLIQSGDSTLVVYNTERSEERSLVVYNPNRSPESALSVFNANRDEFLQWFEKINQAVTQPTEHALLENIILTYRRYLVDSDSLHRMVQERRAYARVRNFQRSEIQPVMQKIRRDCETVLKLNQDAISSMDRRARDITSQATQVVIVALFIAILLSILGSIQFTASILKPLKQLTQTVRRIGEGHLNQKIDIHTDDEIGELSREFNKMTERLRSYEELNIHQLIAEKKKSETIVESIADPIIVTDENNAILLMNEAAAAMIGVPGEKDPQRALPLLQHNELLGRLLHFEAERAPQTPDGETLLAVVRDGKTFYYRPRQTQITDEQGRIQGVVTLLQDVTRFKHLDQMKSEFMATVSHEFRTPLTAINMTIDILSQEVLGRINSRQRELLNAAKDDCERLKKLVRELLDLLRLESGRYKLKSEALNLHSLLEHALRPLRLQFEEKGVALEVALPPSLPEVPGDQEKLSWVINNLVSNALRYTPSHGKVTISAARANGEIQVCVADTGRGIPADALEAIFEKFVQVKEPTDATPGSVGLGLAIAKEVVEAHGGRIWVESEVGRGSRFNFTIPVTPQGLPEEPAARSATLVLAAK, from the coding sequence ATGCACAGTCTTCGTTACAAAATCGCCTTGGGCTATGTCATCCTGCTGGCGATCATTCTCCTCACCAGCGTGTTTGCTGTGCATGATTTTTCGCAATTGAGCACCTCGGTCGGCGGCATTTTGCGGCAGAATTATGAGAACGTGCTGGCTGCGGAAAACATGCTCAAGGCGCTGGAGAACCAGGAGAATGCCCAGCTCGCCATGCTCATCCAAAGCGGCGACTCGACGCTGGTGGTGTACAACACCGAACGCAGCGAAGAGCGCTCGCTGGTGGTCTACAACCCCAACCGCAGCCCGGAATCGGCGCTGTCGGTGTTCAACGCCAATCGTGACGAATTTCTGCAATGGTTCGAGAAGATCAATCAGGCGGTCACGCAACCGACCGAGCATGCGCTGCTGGAGAACATCATTCTCACCTACCGCCGCTACCTGGTGGATTCTGACTCGCTGCATCGCATGGTGCAGGAACGCCGCGCCTATGCCCGCGTGCGCAACTTCCAGCGCAGCGAAATCCAGCCGGTGATGCAGAAAATCCGCCGCGACTGCGAGACCGTGCTGAAGCTCAACCAGGATGCCATCAGCAGCATGGACCGCCGCGCCCGCGACATCACCAGTCAGGCCACCCAGGTCGTGATCGTCGCCCTGTTCATCGCCATCCTGCTCAGCATTCTGGGCAGCATTCAATTCACCGCCTCCATTCTCAAGCCGCTCAAACAGCTCACCCAGACCGTGCGGCGCATCGGCGAAGGCCATTTGAACCAGAAAATCGACATTCACACCGATGACGAAATCGGCGAGCTGAGCCGGGAATTCAACAAGATGACCGAACGGCTGCGCAGTTATGAAGAGCTGAACATCCACCAGTTGATCGCCGAGAAGAAGAAATCCGAAACCATCGTGGAAAGCATTGCCGACCCCATCATCGTCACCGATGAGAACAATGCGATTTTGTTGATGAATGAAGCGGCGGCTGCGATGATCGGCGTGCCGGGTGAAAAGGACCCGCAGCGCGCCCTGCCCCTGTTGCAGCACAACGAGCTGCTTGGCCGCCTCCTGCATTTTGAAGCAGAGCGCGCGCCGCAGACGCCGGACGGCGAGACCCTGCTCGCGGTGGTGCGCGATGGCAAAACCTTTTACTACCGCCCGCGCCAAACCCAGATCACCGATGAGCAGGGCCGGATTCAGGGCGTGGTGACGCTGCTGCAGGATGTGACGCGTTTCAAACACCTCGATCAGATGAAGTCGGAGTTCATGGCGACGGTGTCGCATGAGTTTCGCACCCCGCTCACCGCGATCAATATGACGATCGACATTCTCTCCCAGGAGGTGCTGGGCAGGATCAATTCGCGGCAGCGGGAACTGCTCAACGCCGCCAAGGATGATTGCGAGCGCCTGAAAAAACTGGTGCGCGAGCTGCTCGATCTCCTGCGGCTGGAATCCGGCCGCTACAAGCTCAAGAGCGAGGCCCTCAATCTGCACAGCCTGCTCGAACACGCGCTGCGGCCGTTGCGGCTGCAGTTCGAAGAGAAGGGTGTGGCGCTGGAAGTGGCCCTGCCCCCCTCCCTGCCGGAGGTGCCCGGTGATCAGGAAAAGCTCTCCTGGGTGATCAACAATCTGGTGAGCAATGCACTGCGTTACACCCCCAGCCACGGCAAGGTCACCATCAGCGCCGCGCGCGCGAACGGCGAGATTCAAGTGTGCGTGGCCGACACCGGCCGCGGCATCCCCGCCGATGCGCTGGAGGCGATCTTCGAAAAATTCGTGCAGGTGAAGGAGCCGACCGATGCCACCCCGGGCAGCGTCGGCCTGGGCCTGGCGATCGCCAAGGAAGTGGTGGAGGCGCACGGCGGCAGGATTTGGGTGGAAAGCGAGGTCGGGCGCGGCAGCCGCTTCAATTTCACCATTCCGGTGACGCCGCAGGGGCTGCCGGAGGAACCGGCGGCGCGTTCTGCCACGCTGGTGCTGGCGGCGAAGTAA
- a CDS encoding energy transducer TonB → MADVLLEQLFPYGAPELVRDYKKYVVRGLIIAAVLHGSVLGAYYGIPLLFPEEEEPVVTVRIMKYSELGPPPSLTNQSAAPAVAISAPAVRPSVGIPVPVPDAEVSPEQTFASQEEMAQAVGPIGEGTGTGGEVVFEQDIKIEEDGPPPDFVPFEKEPVAIKKPTPVYPEIARKAGLEGTVWLKVWVDKEGKVRKAVVQKSDAEIFNQAAIDAAMQWVFTPALQQNGPVSVWISIPFRFKLAGK, encoded by the coding sequence ATGGCGGATGTTTTGTTGGAGCAACTCTTTCCCTATGGCGCGCCGGAGCTGGTGCGGGACTACAAGAAATATGTTGTGCGCGGCCTGATCATTGCCGCCGTGCTTCACGGCTCCGTGCTGGGCGCTTATTACGGCATTCCTCTTTTGTTTCCGGAGGAGGAAGAGCCGGTGGTGACGGTTCGCATCATGAAGTACAGCGAACTGGGCCCGCCGCCCTCGCTTACCAACCAAAGCGCGGCGCCCGCGGTTGCCATCTCAGCGCCCGCGGTCCGGCCGAGCGTCGGCATCCCGGTGCCGGTGCCGGATGCCGAGGTCAGCCCGGAGCAGACTTTTGCCTCCCAGGAGGAAATGGCGCAGGCTGTTGGTCCGATTGGCGAAGGCACGGGCACCGGCGGGGAAGTCGTCTTCGAACAGGACATCAAAATCGAAGAGGATGGCCCGCCACCGGACTTCGTGCCGTTCGAGAAGGAACCGGTTGCCATCAAGAAGCCCACTCCCGTCTACCCGGAGATTGCCCGCAAAGCCGGCCTGGAGGGCACGGTGTGGCTGAAGGTGTGGGTTGACAAAGAAGGCAAGGTGCGCAAGGCGGTGGTGCAGAAGAGCGACGCGGAGATTTTCAATCAAGCGGCCATTGATGCCGCCATGCAGTGGGTGTTTACCCCGGCATTGCAGCAAAACGGGCCGGTCTCGGTGTGGATCTCCATTCCCTTCCGCTTCAAACTGGCGGGAAAGTGA
- a CDS encoding sigma-54 dependent transcriptional regulator, whose product MPPKVLVVDDETNILKTMGICFEAIGFHSRLLSKPQEVLETLQQEKFDLAFVDLKMGPMDGLEILAEIKRHSPETTVVIITAHGSIDSAVETIKKGAYHYLQKPFDYKELQIFAQKAWEHHELMREVRELREQVAAQRGSGEFITRNRSMLEMLDLASRVAESNISVLIEGESGTGKELVAQLIYQKSPRAGRPFVKVNCAALPENLLESELFGHVKGAFTGAVKDRQGRFALADGGTIFLDEIAELSPAIQAKLLRVLQNKEFERVGESKTTRVDVRVIAATNKNLDEALKEGTFREDLFYRLNTMRLKLLPLRERPEDIPLLIQHFLRKFSPANVIELAPEAAQALRVYRWSGNVRELEHVIERAVLLAKNHVITLDHLPEEVRSTLEKPQSALSLEEMEKLHIKRVLQHARDYDEAAQILGIDPATLWRKRKKYGL is encoded by the coding sequence ATGCCTCCCAAAGTGCTGGTCGTTGACGACGAGACCAACATTCTCAAGACCATGGGCATTTGCTTCGAGGCCATCGGCTTTCACTCGCGGCTGCTGTCCAAGCCGCAGGAAGTGCTGGAGACCTTGCAACAGGAAAAATTCGACCTCGCCTTCGTCGATTTGAAGATGGGCCCGATGGACGGTCTGGAAATCCTGGCGGAGATCAAGCGCCACTCGCCGGAGACGACCGTGGTCATCATCACCGCGCACGGCTCGATCGACAGCGCGGTTGAAACGATCAAGAAGGGTGCCTATCACTATTTGCAAAAACCGTTCGATTACAAAGAGCTGCAAATCTTCGCACAAAAAGCGTGGGAACATCACGAGCTGATGCGCGAAGTGCGCGAGCTGCGGGAGCAGGTGGCGGCGCAGCGCGGCAGCGGCGAGTTCATCACACGCAACCGGAGCATGCTGGAGATGCTCGATCTCGCCAGCCGTGTGGCCGAAAGCAACATCAGCGTGTTGATCGAGGGGGAAAGCGGCACCGGCAAAGAGCTGGTGGCGCAGCTCATCTATCAAAAAAGTCCGCGTGCCGGCCGGCCCTTCGTCAAGGTCAATTGTGCGGCACTGCCGGAAAATCTGCTCGAAAGCGAGCTGTTTGGCCATGTCAAAGGCGCCTTCACCGGTGCGGTGAAAGACCGCCAGGGCCGCTTCGCGCTGGCGGACGGCGGCACGATTTTTCTCGATGAAATCGCCGAACTCTCCCCCGCCATCCAGGCCAAGCTGCTGCGCGTGCTGCAAAACAAGGAATTCGAACGGGTGGGCGAGAGCAAGACCACCCGGGTGGATGTGCGGGTGATCGCCGCCACCAACAAAAATCTGGATGAAGCCCTGAAAGAGGGTACCTTTCGCGAAGATTTGTTCTACCGCCTGAACACCATGCGGCTGAAGCTGCTGCCGTTGCGCGAGCGCCCGGAGGACATTCCGTTGTTGATCCAGCACTTCCTGCGAAAATTCTCGCCGGCCAATGTCATCGAGCTGGCACCGGAGGCGGCACAAGCGCTGCGCGTCTATCGCTGGAGCGGCAATGTGCGGGAGCTGGAGCACGTGATCGAGCGCGCCGTTTTGCTCGCCAAGAATCATGTCATCACGCTCGATCATCTCCCCGAAGAAGTGCGTTCGACGCTCGAAAAGCCGCAATCCGCGCTCTCGCTCGAGGAAATGGAGAAGCTGCACATCAAGCGGGTGTTGCAGCATGCGCGCGACTACGACGAGGCGGCGCAGATTTTGGGCATTGACCCTGCCACGCTGTGGCGCAAACGCAAGAAATACGGGTTGTGA
- a CDS encoding biopolymer transporter ExbD translates to MAAVESGESRSHARAGKKHKKKRRLGIRIDMTPMVDVAFLLLTFFMLTTVFSKPQTMEINLPPDETKVDVAESNLLTVRVVPDGTVYCSMGNDVPEVVVPGADLKDPDKKPRALAKFRQLMEERNRANPKLITLIKVHREGTYTMLVDIIDELNLANISRFSIAPMLPEDQKLMEKAGYTGPPVQAVGP, encoded by the coding sequence ATGGCTGCCGTTGAAAGTGGCGAATCGAGAAGTCATGCCCGGGCCGGAAAGAAGCACAAGAAAAAACGCCGCCTGGGCATCCGCATCGACATGACGCCGATGGTGGACGTGGCCTTCCTGTTGTTGACCTTCTTCATGCTGACCACCGTGTTCAGCAAGCCACAAACGATGGAGATCAACCTGCCGCCCGATGAAACCAAGGTCGATGTGGCCGAGTCCAATCTGCTGACGGTGCGGGTCGTGCCCGACGGCACGGTGTATTGCAGCATGGGGAATGATGTGCCGGAAGTGGTGGTGCCGGGCGCGGATCTCAAAGACCCGGACAAGAAGCCCCGTGCGCTCGCCAAGTTCCGCCAGTTGATGGAGGAGCGCAACCGCGCCAATCCCAAGCTTATTACCCTGATCAAGGTTCACCGCGAAGGCACCTACACCATGCTGGTGGACATCATCGACGAGCTGAATCTTGCCAACATTTCGCGCTTCAGCATTGCGCCGATGCTGCCCGAAGACCAGAAGCTGATGGAAAAAGCTGGATATACCGGCCCGCCGGTGCAAGCCGTTGGTCCATAA
- a CDS encoding DUF4837 family protein, translated as MRPWILLLPAAGMLAGCQQQPVSVGSEKEIVVCADSLDFQTLRPALQAAFERELPTPVPEKMFELKWAPVAELGRHLHKPRLLLLGCLHEDNEAARQVTAMLDATQRQQALQGERYLFQSDDPWRRQQRLLILAAPSREALGQHLSANAAGLFEAFEQPLRAQIEQQLYSVREQQELARRLEREYGWSLRIPHDYFIFKELPAGRFVMLRRTSPERWLFVAWREATAAELPTLAEVIAWRDTIGEKYYEGDRVATHDLSAATTVFAGRPALVVRGLWENEVKIAGGPFQCWAIPDPARHAVFLVDIAIFAPGVEKVPHLRRLEIIARSFRLRETAEGAAE; from the coding sequence ATGAGGCCATGGATTCTTTTGCTGCCGGCCGCCGGCATGCTGGCCGGATGTCAACAGCAACCGGTCAGCGTCGGCTCGGAAAAAGAAATTGTCGTCTGCGCTGACTCGCTGGATTTTCAAACATTGCGACCGGCGTTGCAGGCGGCGTTCGAGCGCGAACTGCCCACGCCGGTGCCGGAAAAGATGTTTGAATTGAAATGGGCGCCGGTGGCCGAGCTCGGTCGCCACCTGCACAAGCCGCGCCTGCTCCTGCTGGGCTGTTTGCACGAAGACAATGAAGCCGCGCGCCAGGTGACGGCCATGCTGGATGCCACGCAACGCCAGCAGGCGCTGCAGGGCGAGCGTTACCTGTTCCAATCCGACGATCCGTGGCGCCGGCAACAACGCCTGTTGATTCTGGCGGCGCCCTCGCGGGAGGCGCTGGGGCAACACCTCTCCGCGAATGCCGCCGGATTGTTCGAGGCGTTCGAGCAGCCGCTGCGTGCGCAGATCGAACAGCAGCTTTACAGCGTGCGCGAACAGCAGGAACTGGCGCGGCGGTTGGAGCGTGAGTATGGCTGGTCGCTGCGCATTCCACATGATTATTTCATCTTCAAAGAGCTGCCGGCCGGGCGTTTTGTGATGTTGCGGCGCACCTCGCCGGAACGCTGGCTGTTCGTGGCTTGGCGGGAGGCAACGGCGGCAGAACTGCCCACGCTGGCGGAGGTAATCGCGTGGCGTGACACCATCGGCGAAAAATATTATGAAGGCGACCGCGTCGCCACGCACGATCTGTCTGCCGCCACCACCGTGTTTGCCGGCCGGCCGGCGCTGGTAGTGCGCGGCTTGTGGGAGAACGAGGTCAAGATCGCCGGCGGACCGTTTCAGTGTTGGGCCATTCCTGACCCGGCGCGGCATGCCGTCTTTCTGGTCGATATTGCCATCTTCGCCCCGGGAGTGGAGAAGGTGCCGCATTTGCGGCGGCTGGAGATCATCGCGCGCAGCTTTCGCCTGCGCGAAACCGCCGAGGGGGCGGCGGAGTAG
- a CDS encoding tetratricopeptide repeat protein, which yields MRRYLSLIVLLVSGMATAAWSQGKTAEAKALLGRGKTTEALALLRQAVTGNPRDLAAWELLGETHLQAGRPDSAIVVGQTVIDVDNKNPLGYILVAKGAVAQKDFALAFKTLKNGRKNTKNNAALLTQLGEVYLAADSIEQAVATYTLAKEADPQNSAAYEGLGDAYARMGSTGMGILQYEKSLEIDSLQAALHHKLAKAYYKERRYTEAARTYERLTSLDTTNQAALFELGKIYVAAKLPREAARVYKTHVRRFPQVEEAWPLYMEAMFQSRQYQESAEAAQHILQRDPKAINAMRVLAASQAELKKYPEAIAAYQRLSALDTLSVDDLKRLGRSYAETRQDSLAALTYEKVVVRDPSQWNLYSDIGALYMRLKKFDIAANMFEKEFVKDPDSPAMASTYINYANCKMALRQWNEARAGLRKALTLQPKYLRGRNSLGLCLSQVDSVEEARKQYEMVIATGDSAREKYRAELAEANRQLGFLNLLDKKYPAAENYLLASLKLDDNDYQTHLWLAQAYALQNKREDARREYNRVLKLSPGHKDALEGLKLLGQ from the coding sequence ATGAGACGATACCTTTCTCTGATTGTACTGCTGGTGTCCGGCATGGCCACTGCAGCCTGGAGCCAGGGCAAGACCGCCGAGGCCAAAGCCCTGCTGGGACGCGGCAAGACCACTGAGGCCCTGGCTCTCTTGCGTCAGGCCGTGACAGGGAACCCGCGCGATTTGGCCGCATGGGAGTTGCTCGGTGAAACCCATTTGCAGGCTGGCCGGCCGGATTCCGCCATCGTGGTGGGGCAGACGGTCATCGATGTTGACAACAAGAATCCGCTGGGATACATTCTGGTCGCCAAGGGCGCCGTTGCCCAAAAAGATTTTGCGCTCGCCTTCAAAACCCTGAAAAACGGCCGCAAGAACACCAAGAACAATGCCGCGCTGTTGACACAACTCGGAGAAGTTTACCTGGCGGCGGATTCGATCGAGCAGGCGGTCGCAACCTATACGCTCGCCAAGGAAGCCGATCCTCAAAATTCGGCCGCCTATGAAGGTTTGGGCGATGCTTATGCCAGGATGGGGAGCACCGGCATGGGCATTCTGCAGTATGAGAAATCGCTGGAAATCGATTCGCTGCAGGCCGCGCTGCATCACAAACTTGCCAAAGCCTATTATAAAGAACGACGCTACACTGAAGCCGCGCGCACCTATGAGCGCCTGACCAGCCTGGACACCACCAATCAAGCGGCGCTGTTCGAGCTCGGGAAAATCTACGTGGCGGCTAAATTGCCGCGCGAAGCGGCCCGGGTGTACAAGACTCACGTCCGCCGTTTCCCGCAGGTGGAGGAAGCATGGCCGCTTTACATGGAAGCCATGTTTCAAAGCCGGCAGTATCAAGAATCGGCCGAAGCGGCGCAACACATCCTGCAGAGGGACCCCAAAGCGATCAATGCGATGCGGGTGCTGGCTGCCTCCCAGGCGGAACTCAAGAAGTACCCCGAAGCGATCGCCGCCTACCAGCGGCTGAGTGCGCTCGACACGCTCAGTGTCGACGATCTGAAGCGGCTGGGCCGCTCCTACGCCGAGACCCGGCAGGATTCGCTGGCGGCCCTGACCTATGAAAAAGTGGTGGTCAGGGATCCCAGTCAGTGGAATCTGTACAGCGACATCGGTGCGCTCTACATGCGGTTGAAGAAATTCGATATCGCCGCCAACATGTTCGAAAAGGAGTTCGTCAAGGATCCGGATTCGCCGGCGATGGCGAGCACCTACATCAATTATGCCAACTGCAAGATGGCGCTGCGGCAGTGGAACGAGGCACGCGCCGGTTTGCGCAAGGCGCTGACGCTGCAGCCCAAATATCTGCGCGGCCGCAATTCCCTCGGCCTGTGCCTGAGCCAGGTCGACTCCGTGGAGGAGGCGCGCAAGCAATACGAAATGGTGATCGCCACGGGCGACAGCGCGCGGGAAAAATATCGGGCCGAACTGGCCGAAGCCAACCGGCAGCTCGGCTTCCTCAACCTGCTGGATAAAAAATATCCCGCCGCGGAAAACTATCTGCTCGCTTCATTGAAGCTCGATGACAACGATTATCAAACACATCTCTGGCTGGCGCAGGCCTATGCGCTGCAAAACAAGCGCGAGGATGCCAGGCGGGAATACAACCGCGTTTTGAAATTGAGTCCCGGACATAAAGATGCATTGGAAGGGTTGAAATTGTTGGGACAATAA
- a CDS encoding MotA/TolQ/ExbB proton channel family protein translates to MKQGFFIIAVMVIALIIGIAIYTQLPKFIRDGGPIVSVLIALTIMVITFIFERMFSLKRAEGRGSMTLFLKKVQQEIHAGNIDGAIEACDRQRGSCANVIRNGLARYKELQSEGKVREQKEIMADVQHAIEEAMLLEVPLLEKNLVILSTIASIATMVGLFGTVIGMIRAFKAMAQAGVPDAVQLSLGISEALINTAGGIFAAILGIVFYNIFTTRVDNFTYMIDEASYNIVQTLALRSGNK, encoded by the coding sequence ATGAAGCAAGGTTTCTTCATCATTGCGGTGATGGTGATTGCACTGATCATCGGGATTGCCATTTACACGCAACTGCCCAAATTCATTCGCGACGGCGGTCCGATCGTTTCGGTTTTGATCGCGCTGACGATCATGGTCATCACCTTCATTTTCGAACGCATGTTCTCGTTGAAGCGCGCCGAGGGCCGCGGCTCGATGACTCTCTTTCTGAAGAAAGTGCAGCAGGAAATTCACGCCGGCAACATCGACGGTGCCATCGAAGCGTGCGACCGTCAGCGCGGCTCCTGCGCCAATGTCATCCGCAACGGTCTGGCGCGTTACAAGGAGCTGCAGAGTGAGGGCAAGGTGCGGGAGCAGAAGGAGATCATGGCGGACGTGCAGCACGCCATTGAAGAGGCTATGCTTCTGGAAGTGCCGTTGCTTGAGAAGAATCTGGTGATTTTGTCCACCATCGCCTCCATCGCCACCATGGTGGGTCTGTTCGGCACGGTGATCGGCATGATTCGCGCGTTCAAAGCCATGGCGCAGGCCGGCGTGCCGGATGCGGTGCAGCTCTCGCTCGGTATTTCCGAGGCGTTGATCAACACCGCGGGCGGCATCTTCGCGGCCATCCTCGGCATCGTGTTCTACAACATCTTCACCACCCGCGTGGACAACTTCACCTACATGATCGACGAAGCGAGCTACAACATCGTGCAGACGCTGGCGCTGCGCAGCGGGAACAAGTAA
- a CDS encoding STAS domain-containing protein produces the protein MSVKVTTLNNLEIAVLEPRGSIIGGKETDELKEKAKDLFEQGNRKLVVDLGGVNYINSTGIGALVGLHAMYTKGQGKIKLCNMGKSVQNVFVITKLTSVFDVEETRDAAIMNM, from the coding sequence ATGTCAGTCAAAGTCACCACTCTCAACAACCTTGAAATTGCCGTGTTGGAGCCGCGCGGCTCGATCATTGGCGGCAAGGAGACGGACGAGCTGAAAGAAAAGGCCAAGGATCTGTTCGAGCAGGGCAATCGCAAGCTCGTGGTGGACCTTGGCGGAGTGAACTACATCAACAGCACCGGGATCGGGGCGCTGGTGGGTTTGCACGCCATGTACACCAAGGGCCAGGGAAAAATCAAGCTGTGCAACATGGGGAAAAGTGTGCAGAACGTCTTTGTGATCACCAAACTCACGAGTGTCTTCGATGTCGAAGAGACCCGTGATGCGGCCATTATGAACATGTAA
- a CDS encoding substrate-binding domain-containing protein has product MLRNPLAMMIRKLWPALVLAGLAGCSLEETENPTRGSAVMLVNDSHYRLMLREAERFHSLYPKGMMTVHATSTREAIVHLVNDSVNVIVIDRKFNEEEERVVKEAGLDVRHLRIAEDALAIITHKQNPITRISQQSLAKILRRAAKDWSEIPEAKWSGAIDLCLTGRNSGPYELLHSHFFPSQVDFIPNHLAANQNEVLRYVATRPRAAGVVSLSCLADSLGHPVPHDSTTTVRVLAVEHVDSTGVSRPVQLHQAYIYKGLYPLHYPVYFYWTAEGRSVATGFITFVASGPGQKIILDAGLVPATMPVRLVQLKQG; this is encoded by the coding sequence ATGCTGCGCAATCCTCTCGCGATGATGATTAGAAAATTGTGGCCAGCCCTGGTGCTCGCCGGCCTGGCGGGATGCTCCCTGGAAGAGACGGAGAATCCGACACGGGGTTCGGCGGTCATGTTGGTCAATGATTCCCACTACCGTCTGATGCTGCGGGAAGCGGAGCGCTTTCACAGCCTGTATCCCAAGGGCATGATGACGGTGCACGCCACCTCGACGCGAGAGGCGATTGTGCATTTGGTCAATGACAGTGTCAACGTCATTGTCATCGACCGGAAATTCAATGAAGAGGAAGAGCGGGTGGTGAAGGAAGCCGGGCTGGATGTCCGCCACCTGCGCATTGCGGAAGACGCACTGGCCATCATCACCCACAAGCAGAATCCCATCACCCGGATTTCGCAACAGTCCCTTGCGAAGATCTTGCGGCGCGCGGCGAAAGATTGGAGCGAAATCCCGGAGGCGAAATGGTCGGGTGCCATTGATCTCTGCCTGACCGGCCGCAACTCCGGACCCTACGAGCTGCTGCACAGTCATTTTTTCCCCTCGCAAGTGGACTTCATACCCAACCATCTTGCTGCCAACCAAAATGAGGTCCTGCGGTATGTCGCCACCCGGCCGCGCGCGGCCGGAGTGGTTTCGTTGAGTTGCCTGGCTGACAGTCTGGGGCATCCCGTGCCGCATGATTCCACCACCACGGTGCGGGTGCTGGCGGTCGAGCATGTTGACTCCACCGGCGTCAGCCGGCCCGTGCAACTGCACCAGGCCTACATCTACAAAGGCCTCTACCCCCTGCATTATCCGGTCTATTTCTATTGGACGGCAGAGGGCCGCAGTGTGGCCACCGGTTTCATCACCTTCGTTGCCAGCGGCCCCGGACAAAAAATCATCCTGGATGCCGGGCTGGTTCCTGCCACCATGCCCGTGCGTTTGGTCCAGCTCAAACAGGGTTAG
- a CDS encoding biopolymer transporter ExbD, producing the protein MPKIKKARVGIKIDMTPMVDVAFLLLTFFMLTTQFRPQEDVSVIIPSSHSVIKLPESDVMTVTVTNDGTIHLGLDSQQLRAAVFGPEYRLKLSTQVADKETLAKLMIQARIRNPKLRTVVKADKDAPYGAIEDVMNTLQKTNITRFNLVTDIERT; encoded by the coding sequence ATGCCCAAAATCAAAAAAGCCAGAGTCGGCATCAAAATCGACATGACGCCGATGGTGGACGTGGCTTTCCTGCTGCTCACCTTCTTCATGCTCACCACCCAGTTTCGGCCGCAGGAGGACGTGTCGGTCATCATCCCCAGCTCGCACTCGGTGATCAAGCTGCCGGAGAGCGACGTGATGACGGTCACGGTGACCAATGACGGCACGATCCATCTCGGGCTGGACTCCCAGCAGTTGCGGGCCGCGGTGTTCGGGCCGGAGTATCGCCTGAAATTGAGCACCCAGGTGGCGGACAAGGAAACGCTGGCCAAGTTGATGATCCAGGCGCGCATCCGCAACCCCAAGCTGCGCACCGTGGTCAAGGCTGACAAGGATGCTCCCTATGGCGCCATCGAAGACGTCATGAACACGCTGCAAAAAACCAACATCACGCGGTTCAACCTCGTGACCGACATCGAGAGAACCTGA